The following proteins are encoded in a genomic region of Variovorax paradoxus:
- a CDS encoding purine-cytosine permease family protein has protein sequence MAHDDELSSANEALAPLPASQRVFGWHDHASLWFSLGVGLLVMQIGAYLVPAVGTRDAAIAIVLGSLLGAGLLAWTARLGCETGLASAGLMHATYGSAFARLPVLLNIVQLVGWTTFELVIMREGTQAIGQQAFGLTLTGPLGGALTTLLWGAVLLVLLAGSMVKLVRRFVSRFGLPLVVLSLLWLSWQFATRLQAKGLDAFWARPGDGSMGMFGALDLVIAMPVSWLPLVADYARHGKRSASGKGGLGSAFSGTWIGYALANIWCYALGVMVVSVAEPGTGLVTALLLAQGGLVALGLILIDELDNAYGDVYSGSVSTHSLLPRWSVKRWGLLLAVLCIALALVLPMHTLEPFLLLLSSVFVPLYGVILGRLGSGQAATAASARQIDWGAALIWIAGIAAYHALAKWAPQFGSALPTLAATFLLAWISRPKATSTTASDAPALAQSRG, from the coding sequence ATGGCACACGACGATGAACTTTCTTCCGCCAACGAGGCGCTGGCGCCGTTGCCCGCGTCGCAGCGCGTGTTCGGCTGGCACGACCACGCCTCGCTCTGGTTCAGCCTGGGCGTCGGGCTGCTGGTGATGCAGATCGGCGCCTACCTGGTGCCGGCGGTGGGCACGCGCGACGCGGCCATCGCGATCGTGCTGGGCTCGCTGCTCGGCGCGGGTCTGCTGGCCTGGACCGCGCGGCTGGGCTGCGAAACCGGCCTGGCGAGCGCCGGGCTGATGCACGCCACCTACGGCAGCGCCTTCGCGCGGCTGCCGGTGCTGCTCAACATCGTGCAGCTGGTGGGCTGGACCACCTTCGAGCTCGTGATCATGCGCGAGGGCACGCAGGCGATCGGCCAGCAGGCATTCGGTTTGACGCTCACCGGGCCGCTCGGCGGCGCCCTCACCACGCTGCTCTGGGGCGCGGTGCTGTTGGTGCTGCTGGCAGGCTCCATGGTCAAGCTGGTGCGGCGCTTCGTCAGCCGCTTCGGCCTGCCGCTGGTGGTGCTGTCGCTGCTCTGGCTCAGCTGGCAATTCGCGACGCGGCTGCAGGCCAAGGGGCTGGATGCCTTCTGGGCGCGGCCGGGCGACGGCAGCATGGGCATGTTCGGCGCGCTCGACCTCGTGATTGCCATGCCGGTGTCGTGGCTGCCGCTGGTGGCCGACTACGCGCGCCACGGCAAGCGCAGCGCCTCGGGCAAGGGCGGGCTCGGCAGCGCGTTCAGCGGCACCTGGATCGGCTATGCGCTCGCCAACATCTGGTGCTACGCCCTCGGCGTGATGGTGGTCAGCGTGGCCGAGCCGGGCACGGGCCTGGTCACCGCACTGCTGCTCGCGCAAGGCGGGCTGGTAGCGCTGGGGCTGATCCTGATCGACGAACTCGACAACGCGTATGGCGATGTCTATTCGGGCTCGGTGTCCACCCACAGCCTGCTGCCGCGCTGGAGCGTGAAGCGCTGGGGCCTGCTGCTGGCCGTGCTGTGCATTGCGCTCGCGCTGGTGCTGCCGATGCACACGCTCGAACCTTTCCTGCTGCTGCTGAGTTCGGTGTTCGTGCCGTTGTATGGCGTGATCCTCGGTCGCCTCGGCAGCGGCCAGGCTGCGACGGCCGCCAGTGCGCGCCAGATCGATTGGGGCGCGGCGCTGATCTGGATCGCAGGCATTGCGGCTTATCACGCGCTTGCCAAATGGGCACCGCAGTTCGGCTCGGCGCTGCCCACACTGGCAGCCACCTTCTTGCTGGCCTGGATCAGCCGGCCCAAGGCTACGTCTACAACGGCAAGCGATGCGCCGGCACTGGCGCAAAGCCGTGGTTGA
- a CDS encoding NAD(P)/FAD-dependent oxidoreductase, with protein MNPEGAAPIETDALIIGAGPVGLFQAFQLGLLEISCHIVDALPAAGGQCMALYGDKPIYDIPGTPVTSGRGLAQSLLEQVAPFKPQFHFGEQVATLERQADERLLLTTSAGTAFLAKTVFIAAGVGAFVPKHIAVEGIARFEGSSLFYHPDSLDRFAGQTVVVNGGDDVALETAIALTGIAKQVTLVHRRDGFQADEANIASMRALVTAGKLAFKVGQPTAFDGKQLQITTPEATTVDLPLDALVACLGISPRLGPIADWGLELERKQVPVDTEKYETRERGVFAVGDINTYPGKKKLIVCGFHEATLAAWGAAALVFPGKAIPLQYTTTSTRLHELLGVAGARR; from the coding sequence TTGAACCCCGAAGGCGCAGCCCCCATCGAAACCGACGCGCTCATCATCGGCGCCGGTCCGGTCGGGCTGTTCCAGGCCTTTCAGCTCGGCCTGCTCGAGATCTCCTGCCACATCGTCGATGCGCTGCCCGCCGCGGGCGGCCAGTGCATGGCGCTCTACGGCGACAAGCCGATCTACGACATTCCCGGCACCCCGGTCACCAGCGGGCGCGGCCTCGCGCAATCGCTGCTGGAGCAGGTGGCGCCGTTCAAGCCGCAGTTTCATTTCGGCGAACAGGTCGCCACGCTCGAACGGCAGGCCGATGAGCGCCTGCTGCTGACGACTTCGGCGGGCACGGCTTTCCTGGCCAAGACGGTGTTCATCGCGGCCGGCGTCGGCGCCTTCGTGCCCAAGCACATTGCCGTCGAAGGCATTGCGCGATTCGAGGGCAGCTCGCTTTTCTATCACCCCGATTCGCTGGACCGCTTTGCGGGGCAGACGGTGGTGGTGAATGGCGGAGACGACGTTGCGCTGGAAACCGCCATTGCGCTCACGGGCATCGCCAAGCAGGTCACGCTGGTGCATCGGCGCGATGGTTTCCAGGCCGATGAGGCGAACATTGCCTCGATGCGCGCCCTCGTGACCGCGGGCAAGCTGGCCTTCAAGGTCGGCCAGCCCACCGCCTTCGACGGCAAGCAACTGCAGATCACCACGCCCGAGGCAACGACCGTCGACTTGCCGCTCGATGCGCTGGTCGCCTGCCTCGGCATCTCGCCCCGCCTCGGCCCCATTGCCGACTGGGGCCTGGAGCTCGAACGCAAGCAGGTGCCCGTCGACACCGAAAAATACGAAACGCGAGAGCGCGGCGTGTTCGCGGTGGGCGACATCAACACTTACCCGGGCAAGAAGAAGCTCATCGTCTGCGGCTTCCACGAGGCCACTCTGGCCGCCTGGGGCGCCGCTGCCCTGGTGTTCCCGGGCAAGGCGATTCCGCTGCAGTACACGACCACCAGCACCCGGCTGCATGAACTGCTGGGCGTGGCCGGCGCTCGCCGCTAA
- the fdxA gene encoding ferredoxin FdxA has protein sequence MTHVVSEACIRCKYTDCVDVCPVDCFREGPNMLVIDPDECIDCAVCIPECPVNAIYAEEDLPANQIAFIKLNAELALADGWKSITKRKPALPDADDWKDKTDKVGELVR, from the coding sequence ATGACCCACGTCGTCTCTGAAGCCTGCATCCGCTGCAAATACACCGACTGCGTGGACGTGTGCCCCGTGGATTGCTTCCGCGAAGGTCCGAACATGCTGGTGATCGACCCGGACGAGTGCATCGATTGCGCGGTCTGCATCCCCGAATGCCCGGTCAATGCGATCTACGCCGAGGAAGACCTCCCGGCCAACCAGATCGCCTTCATCAAGCTCAATGCCGAACTCGCGCTGGCCGACGGCTGGAAGAGCATCACCAAGCGCAAGCCTGCGCTGCCCGATGCCGACGACTGGAAAGACAAGACCGACAAGGTCGGCGAACTGGTCCGTTGA